A DNA window from Candidatus Dormiibacterota bacterium contains the following coding sequences:
- the rplL gene encoding 50S ribosomal protein L7/L12, with translation MATKISPEEFVDALQEWSVLDVVNAVKLMEEKLGIKAAAPVAAAAAPAGGSGAEAAEPEEQTEFSVVLTGPGDAKINVIKAVREITGLGLKEAKDLVDSAPKPVREGVSKEEAAQVEAKLKEAGASVEVR, from the coding sequence ATGGCCACCAAGATTTCCCCCGAGGAGTTCGTCGACGCCCTCCAGGAGTGGAGCGTCCTCGACGTCGTCAATGCCGTGAAGCTGATGGAGGAGAAGCTCGGCATCAAGGCCGCGGCGCCGGTCGCCGCCGCCGCCGCTCCCGCCGGCGGGAGCGGTGCCGAGGCCGCCGAGCCCGAGGAGCAGACCGAGTTCAGCGTTGTCCTCACCGGCCCCGGCGACGCCAAGATCAACGTGATCAAGGCGGTCCGCGAGATCACCGGCCTCGGCCTCAAGGAGGCCAAGGACCTGGTCGACAGCGCTCCGAAGCCGGTCCGCGAGGGCGTCTCCAAGGAGGAGGCGGCCCAGGTGGAGGCCAAGCTCAAGGAGGCTGGAGCCTCGGTGGAGGTCCGCTGA